One segment of Chionomys nivalis chromosome 1, mChiNiv1.1, whole genome shotgun sequence DNA contains the following:
- the Mcm2 gene encoding DNA replication licensing factor MCM2, protein MAESSESFSAASSPARQRRRVSDPLTSSPGRSSRRADALTSSPGRDLPPFEDESEGLLGTEGPVEEEEDGEELIGDGMERDYRPIPELDVYEAEGLALDDEDVEELTASQREAAERAMRQRDREAGRGLGRMRRGLLYDSDEEDEERPARKRRQVERATEDGEEDEEMIESIENLEDLKGHSVREWVSMAGPRLEIHHRFKNFLRTHVDSHGHNVFKERISDMCKENRESLVVNYEDLAAREHVLAYFLPEAPAELLQIFDEAALEVVLAMYPKYDRITNHIHVRISHLPLVEELRSLRQLHLNQLIRTSGVVTSCTGVLPQLSMVKYNCTKCNFVLGPFCQSQNQEVKPGSCPECQSAGPFEINMEETIYQNYQRIRIQESPGKVAAGRLPRSKDAILLADLVDSCKPGDEIELTGIYHNNYDGSLNTANGFPVFATIILANHVAKKDNKVAVGELTDEDVKMITSLSKDQQIGEKIFASIAPSIYGHEDIKRGLALALFGGEPKNPGGKHKVRGDINVLLCGDPGTAKSQFLKYIEKVSSRAIFTTGQGASAVGLTAYVQRHPVSREWTLEAGALVLADRGVCLIDEFDKMNDQDRTSIHEAMEQQSISISKAGIVTSLQARCTVIAAANPIGGRYDPSLTFSENVDLTEPIISRFDVLCVVRDTVDPVQDEMLARFVVGSHVRHHPSNKKDEGLTNGNTSEPAMPNTYGVEPLPQEVLKKYIIYAKERVHPKLNQMDQDKVARMYSDLRKESMATGSIPITVRHIESMIRMAEAHARMHLRDYVMEDDVNMAIRVMLESFIDTQKFSVMRSMRKTFARYLSFRRDNNELLLFILKQLVAEQVTYQRNRFGAQQDTIEIPEKDLMDKARQINIHNLSAFYDSELFRINKFSRDLKRKMILQQF, encoded by the exons GAGTCTTCTGAGTCCTTCTCGGCAGCATCTAGCCCTGCCCGGCAGCGTCGACGGGTCAGTGATCCCCTCACCTCCAGCCCGGGCCGCAGCTCCAGACGTGCCGATGCCCTTACCTCCAGTCCTGGCAGAGATCTACCCCCGTTTGAGGATGAGTCTGAGGGGCTGCTGGGCACCGAGGGGCCtgttgaggaggaagaggatggcgAGGAACTCATTGGTGACGGCATGGAGAG AGACTACCGTCCAATTCCTGAGCTTGATGTCTATGAGGCAGAGGGATTGGCCCTGGATGATGAGGACGTGGAGGAGCTGACAGCCAGTCAGAGAGAGGCAGCAGAGCGGGCCATGAGGCAAAGGGACCGTGAGGCTGGCAGAGGCCTGGGCCGCATGCGCCGGGGGCTATTGTATG ACAGCGACGAGGAAGATGAGGAGCGGCCTGCCCGTAAGCGCCGCCAGGTGGAGCGCGCCACAGAGGACGgcgaggaggatgaggagatgaTAGAGAGCATTGAAAACCTGGAGGACCTGAAGGGACACTCGGTTCGTGAGTGGGTGAGCATGGCGGGGCCCAGGCTGGAGATCCACCACCGTTTCAAGAACTTCCTGCGCACCCACGTGGACAGCCACGGCCACAACGTCTTCAAGGAGCGCATCAGTGACATGTGCAAAG AGAACCGCGAGAGCTTGGTGGTGAATTATGAAGACCTGGCAGCCCGGGAACATGTGTTGGCATACTTCCTACCTGAGGCACCGGCCGAACTGCTGCAGATCTTTGATGAAGCTGCCCTGGAGGTGGTGCTAGCCATGTACCCTAAATACGACCGCATCACCAACCACATCCATGTGCGCATTTCCCACCTGCCCCTGGTGGAAGAGTTGCGTTCACTGAG GCAGCTACACCTGAACCAGCTGATCCGTACTAGCGGCGTGGTAACCAGCTGCACTGGAGTCCTGCCCCAGCTTAGCATGGTCAAGTATAACTGTACCAAGTGCAACTTTGTACTGGGGCCTTTCTGCCAATCTCAGAACCAGGAGGTGAAgcctggttcctgccctgagtgcCAGTCAGCTGGGCCCTTTGAGATCAACATGGAGGAG ACCATCTATCAGAACTACCAGCGTATCCGCATCCAAGAGAGTCCTGGCAAGGTGGCGGCCGGCCGGCTGCCTCGCTCCAAGGATGCTATTCTCCTTGCTGATCTGGTGGACAGCTGCAAGCCTGGAGACGAGATA GAGCTGACTGGTATTTACCACAATAACTACGATGGCTCGCTGAACACCGCCAATGGCTTTCCAGTTTTTGCCACTATCATCTTGGCCAACCACGTTGCCAAGAAGGACAACAAGGTGGCGGTCGGTGAGCTAACGGATGAGGATGTGAAGATGATCACCAGCCTTTCCAAAGACCAGCAGATTggagagaag ATCTTTGCCAGCATTGCGCCCTCCATCTATGGGCATGAAGACATCAAGAGAGGCCTGGCTCTGGCCCTGTTTGGAGGGGAGCCTAAGAACCCAG GAGGAAAGCACAAGGTTCGAGGTGACATTAACGTGCTCTTGTGTGGGGACCCTGGCACAGCAAAGTCTCAGTTCCTCAAGTACATCGAGAAAGTGTCCAGCCGTGCCATCTTCACCACGGGCCAGGGTGCGTCAGCTGTGGGTCTCACTGCATATGTTCAACGGCATCCTGTCAGCAGGGAGTGGACCTTAGAAGCTGGAGCCCTGGTCCTGGCTGACCGTGGCGTGTGTCTCATTGATGAGTTTGACAAG ATGAATGACCAGGACAGGACCAGCATCCACGAGGCCATGGAACAGCAAAGCATCTCCATCTCCAAGGCTGGCATCGTCACCTCGCTGCAGGCCCGCTGCACTGTCATCGCTGCGGCCAACCCCATAG GGGGCCGCTATGACCCTTCGCTGACCTTCTCAGAGAATGTAGACCTCACAGAGCCCATCATTTCCCGGTTTGATGTCCTGTGTGTGGTGAGGGACACTGTTGATCCAGTTCAG GATGAGATGCTGGCCCGCTTTGTGGTTGGTAGCCATGTCAGACACCACCCCAGCAACAAGAAGGACGAGGGACTTACTAATGGCAACACCTCAGAGCCAGCCATGCCCAACACGTACGGTGTAGAGCCCCTACCTCAGGAGGTCCTGAAGAAGTATATCATCTATGCCAAGGAGAGAGTCCACCCAAAGCTTAACCAGATGGACCAGGACAAAGTGGCCAGGATGTACAGTGACCTGAGGAAGGAATCCATG GCAACGGGCAGTATCCCCATCACCGTGCGCCACATTGAGTCCATGATCCGCATGGCAGAGGCCCATGCACGCATGCATCTGCGGGACTACGTGATGGAAGACGATGTCAACATGGCCATCCGTGTGATGCTGGAGAGTTTCATTGACACACAGAAGTTTAGCGTCATGCGGAGCATGCGCAAG ACCTTTGCCCGGTACCTCTCCTTCCGGCGAGATAACAATGAGCTTCTACTCTTCATACTGAAGCAGCTGGTGGCTGAGCAGGTGACATATCAGCGGAACCGCTTTGGGGCCCAGCAGGACACCATTGAAATTCCTGAGAAGGACTTGATGGACAAG GCCAGGCAGATCAATATCCACAACCTGTCTGCCTTCTACGACAGCGAGCTCTTCAGGATCAACAAGTTCAGCCGTGACCTGAAACGCAAGATGATCCTGCAGCAGTTCTAA